In Corythoichthys intestinalis isolate RoL2023-P3 chromosome 4, ASM3026506v1, whole genome shotgun sequence, a genomic segment contains:
- the rap1gapl gene encoding rap1 GTPase-activating protein 2 — protein MEEEKGEDTFFPRRRSFTFGAYGSVDISGDETGTEPADNNTMDILDCLVNDTKPGLSASISQKDTELFEIIEKLQGSRLDEQRCEFPLPLKSQFLTIGGELPIILPSKLGRYWIDPPLHRLADISPTSSHYSFRADSNELMERDGEAKIYHDFFRSRYHHSFTAVDPTLGPLVLSVCLEEEDNRMRVILRMKEYTRHGVFSLSLFSGIPSAVELAKMLCDRVTVSKFEAVTYLKAPGLISAFDEHRMSSNFKFGVLYQKENQFTEEDILGNDEESAEFTEFLSILGDTVQLHGFTGFRGGLDVCHGQTGSEAIFTSFHGREVMFHVATKLPFTEGDPQQLQRKRHIGNDIVALVYQEGSTPFLADVIKSHFLHCFIVVRRVQSGKTDDTGQTAYQISVTAREDVPLFGPILPDPPIFTDHSLLREFLLTKLINAEISCYKAEQFSRLELRTRSSLLESLLAELSTRSHCMLGDSLSSLPTAESVRGASESSGGFIENFKRAIRVRSHSFETLGVPRKISGISVQKPKADKDSESESMAPDPASPQEEAKKNSSL, from the exons ATGGAGGAAGAAAAGGGAGAAGACACGTTCTTTCCAAGAAGGAGAAGTTTTACTTTCGGTGCGTATGGAAG TGTGGACATATCCGGGGATGAGACAGG AACGGAACCTGCGGACAACAACACAATGGACATCTTGGACTGCCTTGTCAATGACACCAAACCAGGCCTGTCTGCCAGCATCAGCCAGAAAGACACAGAGCTGtttgaaataattgaaaaattgcAG GGCAGCAGACTTGATGAGCAACGATGTGAATTCCCCCTGCCTCTTAAG TCTCAGTTTTTGACCATAGGTGGAGAGCTGCCAATCATCCTCCCTTCAAAGCTAGGGCGCTACTGGATAGATCCTCCTTTGCATAGGCTTGCAGACATCAGTCCCACCTCCTCCCATTACAGCTTTAGAGCAGACAGCAACGAACTCATGGAAAGGGATGGCGAAGCCAAAATCTACCATGACTTCTTTCGCTCACGG TATCACCATTCATTCACAGCAGTGGATCCAACATTAGGCCCATTAGTTCTATCtgtgtgtttggaggaagaagataaTAGGATGCGAGTCATACTAAG AATGAAAGAGTACACACGACATGGCGTTTTCTCTCTGTCGCTTTTTTCCGGCATTCCGTCTGCTGTAGAACTAGCAAAG ATGCTGTGTGACAGAGTGACTGTGTCAAAATTTGAAGCAGTCACCTACCTCAAG GCCCCGGGACTAATAAGTGCATTTGATGAACATAGAATGTCTTCCAATTTCAAGTTTGGCGTATTATACCAAAAGGAGAATCAG TTTACTGAGGAGGACATACTCGGTAACGACGAGGAAAGTGCTGAGTTTACTGAGTTTCTCTCTATCTTGGGAGACACGGTTCAACTTCATGGCTTCACTGG GTTCAGAGGAGGTCTTGATGTGTGTCACGGCCAGACAGGAAGTGAGGccatcttcacttcctttcacgGCAGAGAAGTCATGTTCCATGTAGCGACTAAATTGCCATTCACAGAGGGTGATCCCCAGCAG CTGCAAAGAAAGAGACACATTGGTAATGATATTGTGGCGCTGGTTTACCAGGAGGGTTCAACTCCTTTCCTTGCTGATGTCATTAAGTCACACTTCCTGCACTGCTTTATTGTGGTCCGGAGGGTTCAGAGTGGGAAGACCGACGATACTGGCCAAACTGCATATCAG ATATCTGTAACAGCCAGAGAGGATGTTCCTCTATTTGGTCCCATCCTTCCAGATCCTCCAATCTTTACAGAT CACTCCCTACTGAGAGAATTCCTCCTGACCAAACTCATCAATGCAGAGATTTCCTGCTATAAAGCTGAGCAGTTCAGCAGGCTGGAG CTGCGCACTCGTTCATCACTTCTGGAGAGTCTGCTGGCAGAACTCTCCACCCGTTCGCACTGCATGCTGGGAGATTCGTTATCCTCTCTCCCCACTGCTGAGAGTGTCAGAGGGGCATCTGAAAGCAGCGGGGGATTCATAGAGAACTTTAAG AGGGCCATCAGAGTGCGGAGTCATTCCTTCGAGACCCTCGGAGTGCCGAGGAAGATCAGTGGCATTTCAGTACAGAAACCAAAG GCAGACAAGGATTCAGAGAG TGAAAGCATGGCACCAGATCCAGCAAGTCCTCAAGAGGAGGCAAAGAAGAACTCATCATTATAG
- the casp2 gene encoding caspase-2 isoform X1 — protein MLECGMLERDRRTLRKRSAALVKQLVVDELLVQFLLEDNILTDSMAEGILAEQTSHKRSWRLLFLLPKRGPRAFSSFCSALRETEQRHLCELLSQSQDTQVSERLIRQSVTHSRANCYAFYGHNFQLEEESEGRTARQIMQTSERRREMYNDSSRPLSTEEEIAAKRARTHESMEYSLDADSPIASPILPCTHDLYLSQCLKSYTMTSSPRGFALVISNVKFDPHAAPDLDIRNGGEVDEKVLRKLFTDLDYVVTDHRNLTAEQMRSCIDTFRRRPEHRNVDSSVVCLLSHGVDGAVYGTDGQLLQLESVFEAFDNVRCPLLQNKPKMFFVQACRGVEMDCGVEQVDGPGRISSPSCEQRDAGREGPGDAGARQGGRQELARIKLPQRSDMICGFASLKGQRICTAAMRNTKRGSWFIQELDSAFRRHARDTHVADILVQINGRIKEREGYAPGTPYHRCKEMSEFTSSLCKDLFLFPKYQPHS, from the exons ATGTTGGAGTGTGGCATGCTGGAGAGGGACAGACGAACTCTGCGGAAGCGATCTGCTGCTTTGGTTAAGCAGCTGGTGGTGGATGAGTTACTGGTGCAATTTCTGCTGGAGGACAACATCCTCACGGACAGCATGGCTGAAGGCATTCTG GCTGAGCAAACGTCCCATAAGCGAAGCTGGCGTCTGCTGTTTCTCCTTCCCAAGCGAGGTCCTCGAGCCTTCAGCAGCTTCTGCTCAGCACTGAGAGAAACCGAGCAGCGGCACCTGTGCGAGCTGCTCTCACAGTCGCAGGACACTCAAGTGAGTGAGCGTTTAATAAGGCAATCAGTCACACACTCACGCGCTAATTGTTACGCCTTTTATGGACATAATTTTCAGCTTGAGGAGGAGTCTGAAGGACGGACAGCTCGGCAGATAATGCAGACATCAGAGAGGAGGAGAGAA ATGTATAATGACTCCTCTCGACCACTTTCCACGGAAGAAGAAATTGCAGCCAAACGAGCAAGGACACATG aGTCTATGGAGTACAGCCTGGATGCAGACAGTCCAATCgcctctcccattcttccttgcacacATGACCTCTACCTCTCTCAATGCCTAAAG TCCTATACAATGACTTCTTCCCCACGTGGTTTTGCCCTGGTCATCAGCAATGTGAAGTTTGACCCACACGCCGCGCCTGACCTCGACATCAGGAACGGAGGCGAGGTAGATGAAAAGGTGCTCAGGAAACTTTTCACAGACCTAGACTACGTGGTGACGGACCACAGGAACCTGACAGCCGAG CAAATGAGAAGTTGCATCGACACCTTCCGCAGGCGTCCAGAACACAGGAATGTGGACAGCAGCGTGGTTTGTCTGCTCTCACACGGCGTGGATGGAGCCGTGTACGGCACAGATGGCCAACTCCTGCAG CTGGAGTCAGTGTTTGAGGCTTTCGATAATGTGCGCTGCCCCCTGCTACAGAACAAACCAAAGATGTTTTTTGTGCAGGCCTGCAGAGGAG TGGAGATGGACTGCGGAGTGGAGCAGGTGGATGGGCCAGGTAGGATCAGCTCACCCAGCTGTGAACAGCGGGATGCTGGGCGAGAAGGTCCCGGGGACGCCGGTGCCAGACAGGGAGGACGCCAAGAACTGGCCAGGATTAAGCTGCCCCAGCGGTCTGACATGATCTGTGGCTTTGCCTCTCTCAAAGGTCAGAGAATTT GCACGGCAGCCATGCGCAACACCAAGCGAGGATCCTGGTTTATCCAGGAGCTCGACTCGGCCTTCCGCCGCCATGCCAGAGACACACACGTGGCAGATATCCTAGTGCAG ATCAACGGGCGGATCAAAGAGCGTGAGGGTTACGCCCCTGGCACACCTTACCATCGCTGCAAAGAGATGTCCGAGTTCACCAGCTCGCTATGCAAAGATCTCTTCCTTTTCCCAAAATATCAGCCCCACTCATAA
- the casp2 gene encoding caspase-2 isoform X2 has translation MLECGMLERDRRTLRKRSAALVKQLVVDELLVQFLLEDNILTDSMAEGILAEQTSHKRSWRLLFLLPKRGPRAFSSFCSALRETEQRHLCELLSQSQDTQVSERLIRQSVTHSRANCYAFYGHNFQLEEESEGRTARQIMQTSERRREMYNDSSRPLSTEEEIAAKRARTHESMEYSLDADSPIASPILPCTHDLYLSQCLKSYTMTSSPRGFALVISNVKFDPHAAPDLDIRNGGEVDEKVLRKLFTDLDYVVTDHRNLTAEQMRSCIDTFRRRPEHRNVDSSVVCLLSHGVDGAVYGTDGQLLQLESVFEAFDNVRCPLLQNKPKMFFVQACRGVEMDCGVEQVDGPGRISSPSCEQRDAGREGPGDAGARQGGRQELARIKLPQRSDMICGFASLKGTAAMRNTKRGSWFIQELDSAFRRHARDTHVADILVQINGRIKEREGYAPGTPYHRCKEMSEFTSSLCKDLFLFPKYQPHS, from the exons ATGTTGGAGTGTGGCATGCTGGAGAGGGACAGACGAACTCTGCGGAAGCGATCTGCTGCTTTGGTTAAGCAGCTGGTGGTGGATGAGTTACTGGTGCAATTTCTGCTGGAGGACAACATCCTCACGGACAGCATGGCTGAAGGCATTCTG GCTGAGCAAACGTCCCATAAGCGAAGCTGGCGTCTGCTGTTTCTCCTTCCCAAGCGAGGTCCTCGAGCCTTCAGCAGCTTCTGCTCAGCACTGAGAGAAACCGAGCAGCGGCACCTGTGCGAGCTGCTCTCACAGTCGCAGGACACTCAAGTGAGTGAGCGTTTAATAAGGCAATCAGTCACACACTCACGCGCTAATTGTTACGCCTTTTATGGACATAATTTTCAGCTTGAGGAGGAGTCTGAAGGACGGACAGCTCGGCAGATAATGCAGACATCAGAGAGGAGGAGAGAA ATGTATAATGACTCCTCTCGACCACTTTCCACGGAAGAAGAAATTGCAGCCAAACGAGCAAGGACACATG aGTCTATGGAGTACAGCCTGGATGCAGACAGTCCAATCgcctctcccattcttccttgcacacATGACCTCTACCTCTCTCAATGCCTAAAG TCCTATACAATGACTTCTTCCCCACGTGGTTTTGCCCTGGTCATCAGCAATGTGAAGTTTGACCCACACGCCGCGCCTGACCTCGACATCAGGAACGGAGGCGAGGTAGATGAAAAGGTGCTCAGGAAACTTTTCACAGACCTAGACTACGTGGTGACGGACCACAGGAACCTGACAGCCGAG CAAATGAGAAGTTGCATCGACACCTTCCGCAGGCGTCCAGAACACAGGAATGTGGACAGCAGCGTGGTTTGTCTGCTCTCACACGGCGTGGATGGAGCCGTGTACGGCACAGATGGCCAACTCCTGCAG CTGGAGTCAGTGTTTGAGGCTTTCGATAATGTGCGCTGCCCCCTGCTACAGAACAAACCAAAGATGTTTTTTGTGCAGGCCTGCAGAGGAG TGGAGATGGACTGCGGAGTGGAGCAGGTGGATGGGCCAGGTAGGATCAGCTCACCCAGCTGTGAACAGCGGGATGCTGGGCGAGAAGGTCCCGGGGACGCCGGTGCCAGACAGGGAGGACGCCAAGAACTGGCCAGGATTAAGCTGCCCCAGCGGTCTGACATGATCTGTGGCTTTGCCTCTCTCAAAG GCACGGCAGCCATGCGCAACACCAAGCGAGGATCCTGGTTTATCCAGGAGCTCGACTCGGCCTTCCGCCGCCATGCCAGAGACACACACGTGGCAGATATCCTAGTGCAG ATCAACGGGCGGATCAAAGAGCGTGAGGGTTACGCCCCTGGCACACCTTACCATCGCTGCAAAGAGATGTCCGAGTTCACCAGCTCGCTATGCAAAGATCTCTTCCTTTTCCCAAAATATCAGCCCCACTCATAA
- the casp2 gene encoding caspase-2 isoform X3 gives MLECGMLERDRRTLRKRSAALVKQLVVDELLVQFLLEDNILTDSMAEGILAEQTSHKRSWRLLFLLPKRGPRAFSSFCSALRETEQRHLCELLSQSQDTQLEEESEGRTARQIMQTSERRREMYNDSSRPLSTEEEIAAKRARTHESMEYSLDADSPIASPILPCTHDLYLSQCLKSYTMTSSPRGFALVISNVKFDPHAAPDLDIRNGGEVDEKVLRKLFTDLDYVVTDHRNLTAEQMRSCIDTFRRRPEHRNVDSSVVCLLSHGVDGAVYGTDGQLLQLESVFEAFDNVRCPLLQNKPKMFFVQACRGVEMDCGVEQVDGPGRISSPSCEQRDAGREGPGDAGARQGGRQELARIKLPQRSDMICGFASLKGQRISALVCDAFKGTAAMRNTKRGSWFIQELDSAFRRHARDTHVADILVQINGRIKEREGYAPGTPYHRCKEMSEFTSSLCKDLFLFPKYQPHS, from the exons ATGTTGGAGTGTGGCATGCTGGAGAGGGACAGACGAACTCTGCGGAAGCGATCTGCTGCTTTGGTTAAGCAGCTGGTGGTGGATGAGTTACTGGTGCAATTTCTGCTGGAGGACAACATCCTCACGGACAGCATGGCTGAAGGCATTCTG GCTGAGCAAACGTCCCATAAGCGAAGCTGGCGTCTGCTGTTTCTCCTTCCCAAGCGAGGTCCTCGAGCCTTCAGCAGCTTCTGCTCAGCACTGAGAGAAACCGAGCAGCGGCACCTGTGCGAGCTGCTCTCACAGTCGCAGGACACTCAA CTTGAGGAGGAGTCTGAAGGACGGACAGCTCGGCAGATAATGCAGACATCAGAGAGGAGGAGAGAA ATGTATAATGACTCCTCTCGACCACTTTCCACGGAAGAAGAAATTGCAGCCAAACGAGCAAGGACACATG aGTCTATGGAGTACAGCCTGGATGCAGACAGTCCAATCgcctctcccattcttccttgcacacATGACCTCTACCTCTCTCAATGCCTAAAG TCCTATACAATGACTTCTTCCCCACGTGGTTTTGCCCTGGTCATCAGCAATGTGAAGTTTGACCCACACGCCGCGCCTGACCTCGACATCAGGAACGGAGGCGAGGTAGATGAAAAGGTGCTCAGGAAACTTTTCACAGACCTAGACTACGTGGTGACGGACCACAGGAACCTGACAGCCGAG CAAATGAGAAGTTGCATCGACACCTTCCGCAGGCGTCCAGAACACAGGAATGTGGACAGCAGCGTGGTTTGTCTGCTCTCACACGGCGTGGATGGAGCCGTGTACGGCACAGATGGCCAACTCCTGCAG CTGGAGTCAGTGTTTGAGGCTTTCGATAATGTGCGCTGCCCCCTGCTACAGAACAAACCAAAGATGTTTTTTGTGCAGGCCTGCAGAGGAG TGGAGATGGACTGCGGAGTGGAGCAGGTGGATGGGCCAGGTAGGATCAGCTCACCCAGCTGTGAACAGCGGGATGCTGGGCGAGAAGGTCCCGGGGACGCCGGTGCCAGACAGGGAGGACGCCAAGAACTGGCCAGGATTAAGCTGCCCCAGCGGTCTGACATGATCTGTGGCTTTGCCTCTCTCAAAGGTCAGAGAATTT CTGCTCTTGTTTGCGATGCTTTTAAAGGCACGGCAGCCATGCGCAACACCAAGCGAGGATCCTGGTTTATCCAGGAGCTCGACTCGGCCTTCCGCCGCCATGCCAGAGACACACACGTGGCAGATATCCTAGTGCAG ATCAACGGGCGGATCAAAGAGCGTGAGGGTTACGCCCCTGGCACACCTTACCATCGCTGCAAAGAGATGTCCGAGTTCACCAGCTCGCTATGCAAAGATCTCTTCCTTTTCCCAAAATATCAGCCCCACTCATAA
- the LOC130914291 gene encoding glutathione S-transferase kappa 1 has protein sequence MTSKKVVELFFDVVSPYSWLAFEVMCRYKNVWNIDLKLRPAFLGGVMQGSGNKPPGLVPNKFLFMGKDLDRLAEYFNVPLHPPSDPAEAMFRKGSLNAMRFVKAVQEKDPGGDQQVEKVSRELWRRIWSEDKDITEPASLAEAAQKAGLKGSEIEELQKMCTTQEIKDKLKKSTQDALDYGAFGFPLIICHINGKPEMFFGSDRFELMAHCLGEKWLGPQPAHPEKSSSKL, from the exons ATGACCTCCAAGAAAGTGGTCGAATTGTTCTTCGATGTGGTGTCTCCGTACTCCTGGCTCGCATTTGAG GTCATGTGCCGCTACAAAAACGTATGGAACATTGACCTCAAGCTGAGACCTGCATTTCTGGGTGGTGTCATGCAAGGTTCTG GCAACAAGCCCCCTGGATTAGTTCCAAATAAATTTCTGTTTATGGGAAAGGACCTGGACCGCCTGGCAGAATATTTCAACGTCCCTCTGCATCCTCCTTCAGACCCTGCAGAAGCCATGTTCAGGAAAG GCTCCTTGAATGCAATGCGCTTTGTGAAAGCAGTGCAGGAGAAAGACCCAGGTGGAGACCAACAGGTGGAGAAGGTCTCCAGAGAACTTTGGCGAAGAATCTGGAGTGAAGACAAAGACATTACTGAGCCTGCATCACTGGCTGAG GCAGCACAGAAAGCTGGCTTGAAAGGGAGTGAGATTGAAGAGCTGCAGAAAATGTGCACCACGCAGGAAATCAAAGACAAACTGAAGAAAAGCACACAGGACGCACTGGATTACGGG GCATTTGGCTTTCCCTTGATTATTTGTCACATCAACGGAAAACCTGAAATGTTCTTTGGCTCGGACAGATTTGAGCTCATGGCCCACTGTCTTG